One window from the genome of Desulforamulus ruminis DSM 2154 encodes:
- a CDS encoding Athe_2463 domain-containing protein — protein sequence MRKISLLFTIIFVFSMAGSAIAKPANIIEALDKANEDIRAKNDGAAYFFSQNTDGKPINEANWSKNSLFSYGAPQEASPGSNDFDPITKQYRYHGYTMNGEKYTNTFFRNDTTDIVNINSSNWILRPWRNPAVQKFVTNTMKEPPLDPKNPFNNDPDLLESINLGFENLKDYNPYIRFQRDGKQWQQYVHVLQPPTEYTFGMGRLFRLVGGQMRYLTIPLPPLSLLKTEIPDFSVSLEVDRFKNVEPGDKITSTVTYTLNPDHPQPEKAWLRLHHVVSGVEYPITLEPLEPQDTPDPDGFLTFQPGESKTYRYTFTVQDQPSKILARINPVDIDQDQDWSNNRDEAWITTDNLWVEIIDYTKEAQIGGTASVKARIHNDTGELLTTRLVWKVNGVIMKDISNYDLIGSLDDTLTFTMPGDAAIVTVEINPDRDRPSDERSYDDNRDSCTVNPLAVVIPPDKESSSLKISISAPSKVDAFKQWSYTITVTTDYPPPPPPADGEKDPPPPPTITMNMSASGQTADTSVGYQYWNNGYQKIDPVKKTDQKVFSAGWGKNPHTFKYTYPATGLWGKPVTVTIKADATSSKGQSARDSATVTINPWPIPNQELQLTY from the coding sequence ATGCGTAAAATAAGCTTGCTTTTCACAATAATATTTGTATTTAGTATGGCCGGTTCTGCAATAGCAAAACCGGCCAATATTATAGAAGCATTGGATAAAGCCAATGAGGACATTCGGGCTAAAAATGACGGCGCTGCTTATTTCTTCTCTCAAAACACCGATGGTAAACCAATCAACGAGGCAAACTGGTCAAAGAATAGTCTTTTCAGCTATGGAGCCCCCCAGGAAGCTTCGCCCGGCAGTAATGATTTTGATCCTATAACCAAGCAGTATCGCTATCATGGCTACACTATGAATGGCGAAAAATACACGAACACCTTTTTTAGAAACGACACCACGGACATTGTTAATATCAATAGTTCAAATTGGATTTTAAGGCCATGGAGAAATCCTGCTGTGCAAAAGTTTGTCACTAATACAATGAAGGAACCGCCATTAGATCCTAAAAACCCCTTCAACAACGACCCGGATTTGTTAGAATCCATTAACCTGGGCTTTGAAAACCTAAAGGACTACAACCCCTACATCCGGTTCCAACGAGACGGAAAACAATGGCAACAATATGTACACGTTTTACAGCCGCCCACTGAATATACATTCGGAATGGGACGGCTGTTTCGTTTGGTGGGAGGCCAGATGCGCTACCTGACCATTCCATTGCCCCCATTATCCTTATTAAAAACCGAAATACCTGACTTTTCCGTCAGCCTGGAAGTGGACCGGTTCAAAAATGTTGAACCGGGAGACAAAATCACCTCCACCGTGACCTATACCCTCAACCCGGACCATCCCCAGCCGGAAAAAGCCTGGCTGCGGCTGCATCATGTGGTCAGCGGGGTCGAATACCCCATCACCCTGGAACCACTTGAACCGCAAGACACCCCGGACCCGGATGGATTTCTCACCTTTCAGCCCGGGGAAAGCAAAACCTACCGGTATACCTTCACCGTACAGGATCAGCCGAGCAAAATCCTGGCCCGCATCAACCCGGTAGATATTGATCAAGACCAAGACTGGTCCAACAACCGGGACGAAGCCTGGATAACCACGGACAACCTTTGGGTGGAGATCATCGACTACACCAAAGAAGCCCAGATTGGCGGGACCGCCTCGGTGAAGGCAAGAATCCATAACGATACCGGGGAACTGCTCACCACCCGCCTGGTGTGGAAAGTCAACGGCGTGATCATGAAAGATATTTCCAACTATGACCTGATCGGATCCCTGGATGACACCCTGACCTTTACCATGCCGGGTGATGCAGCCATCGTAACCGTAGAAATCAACCCGGACCGGGATAGACCCTCCGACGAACGGAGCTACGACGATAACCGGGACAGTTGTACCGTCAACCCCCTGGCGGTGGTCATTCCCCCGGATAAAGAGTCATCCAGCCTAAAGATAAGTATCAGTGCACCGTCTAAAGTGGATGCATTTAAACAATGGTCCTATACCATCACCGTGACCACCGACTACCCGCCCCCGCCGCCGCCTGCCGATGGCGAAAAAGACCCGCCGCCACCGCCCACCATCACCATGAACATGAGCGCAAGCGGCCAAACGGCCGATACAAGCGTGGGCTACCAGTATTGGAATAACGGCTACCAGAAGATCGACCCGGTAAAAAAGACCGATCAAAAAGTCTTCAGTGCGGGGTGGGGAAAAAACCCCCACACCTTTAAATACACCTATCCAGCCACGGGATTATGGGGAAAACCGGTGACCGTGACAATCAAGGCCGACGCCACCAGCAGCAAGGGCCAAAGCGCCAGGGACTCCGCCACGGTTACCATTAACCCCTGGCCTATACCGAATCAAGAGCTTCAGTTAACTTATTAA
- a CDS encoding stalk domain-containing protein: MKKIGVGFLTGCLALALATGALAEQKEQVNVYENNNLVKSVVFIEGRGEYFVDGQTPGVKMDAAPYISQDRTFVPVRFLGNALGVTNENIFWDTETSKAKLVLGSRSAELTIGKKELLAGDQAKTMDVAPELKNARTYLPARFVAEALGYQVDFIDGLVVCYPEGTEKPDVSAVKQYLQEQQPQQGETYNLNGFTVPVKPETEILIDDDKENKVEINLAIIVPNRDVQAQCDEAEEILASKFGSEFAKQVVDVARTKTQQLAALDKKFTGPNGETIWVISSYGGTRTSITIWSKGAY; the protein is encoded by the coding sequence ATGAAAAAAATTGGAGTTGGGTTTTTGACCGGCTGCTTGGCCCTGGCCCTGGCCACCGGCGCTTTGGCCGAGCAGAAAGAACAGGTCAACGTGTACGAAAATAATAACCTGGTGAAAAGCGTGGTCTTCATTGAAGGCAGGGGCGAATACTTTGTGGATGGCCAAACTCCCGGAGTGAAAATGGATGCCGCGCCGTACATCAGCCAGGACAGAACCTTCGTCCCGGTGCGCTTCCTGGGTAACGCCCTGGGTGTCACCAATGAAAACATTTTTTGGGATACGGAGACCAGCAAGGCAAAGCTGGTGCTGGGCAGCCGGTCCGCTGAGCTGACCATCGGAAAGAAAGAACTGCTGGCCGGCGACCAGGCCAAGACCATGGATGTGGCGCCGGAACTGAAAAACGCCCGTACTTATCTCCCAGCCCGGTTTGTGGCGGAGGCCCTGGGCTACCAGGTGGACTTCATTGACGGTTTAGTGGTCTGTTATCCGGAAGGAACGGAGAAGCCGGATGTCTCGGCAGTGAAGCAGTATCTGCAGGAGCAGCAGCCGCAGCAAGGCGAGACATACAACCTGAACGGCTTTACGGTACCTGTGAAACCCGAGACTGAGATTTTAATCGATGATGATAAGGAAAATAAGGTTGAAATAAATCTTGCTATCATCGTTCCCAACCGGGATGTTCAGGCCCAGTGTGATGAAGCAGAAGAAATTTTGGCCAGTAAGTTCGGAAGTGAGTTTGCTAAACAAGTGGTGGACGTGGCCAGGACAAAAACACAACAGCTCGCAGCTCTTGACAAGAAATTTACCGGACCCAATGGCGAAACTATATGGGTTATTTCTAGCTATGGTGGTACTCGAACCAGTATTACTATTTGGAGTAAGGGGGCTTATTAA
- a CDS encoding AbrB/MazE/SpoVT family DNA-binding domain-containing protein produces the protein MADKITSTITSKNQTTVPSEVRFYLQLTVGDTIEYFLHEQGVLIKKAVRDDEIDCPNCCGTGRCKIEKGADFG, from the coding sequence TTGGCAGACAAAATAACTTCGACAATTACTTCTAAAAATCAAACAACTGTTCCTTCGGAAGTACGGTTCTACCTGCAGTTAACGGTCGGGGATACAATAGAATATTTCCTTCATGAACAAGGTGTACTGATTAAAAAAGCGGTTCGTGATGATGAAATTGATTGTCCTAACTGCTGTGGTACCGGACGATGTAAAATTGAAAAGGGAGCTGATTTTGGATGA
- a CDS encoding type II toxin-antitoxin system YafQ family toxin yields the protein MPKILRTDKFVEEFLHLDSKEKKQVIKTLQLLESNPRHPSLQVHRIKGTALWEAYANKDIRVIYEQTGDTLLLLVCGHHDLLKRY from the coding sequence ATGCCGAAAATACTAAGAACGGATAAGTTTGTAGAAGAATTTTTACATCTTGATTCAAAGGAAAAAAAGCAAGTCATTAAGACTTTGCAACTTCTTGAGAGTAATCCCCGGCATCCCTCCTTGCAGGTTCATCGAATTAAAGGTACTGCTCTATGGGAGGCTTATGCGAATAAGGATATCAGGGTCATTTATGAGCAAACAGGGGACACATTGCTCCTTCTGGTTTGTGGCCACCACGATCTCTTAAAAAGATATTAG
- a CDS encoding transcriptional regulator has translation MENKAMIQQVQKRMIISINNPAKKLGIKEGDYVKIEIDEEKKELRISPVDWHDKDQDYFWTEAWQQKVKQSLKDLEEGRVKSHGSMDDLIKELEDAENTKNG, from the coding sequence ATGGAAAACAAAGCGATGATTCAGCAAGTACAAAAAAGAATGATTATCAGCATAAACAATCCTGCTAAAAAATTGGGAATTAAAGAAGGAGATTACGTTAAAATCGAGATTGATGAAGAAAAGAAAGAGCTACGCATATCTCCGGTAGATTGGCATGATAAGGATCAAGACTATTTTTGGACCGAAGCTTGGCAACAAAAAGTAAAACAGAGTCTGAAGGATCTGGAGGAAGGACGTGTTAAATCTCACGGCAGTATGGATGATTTGATAAAGGAGTTAGAAGATGCCGAAAATACTAAGAACGGATAA
- a CDS encoding type II toxin-antitoxin system VapC family toxin, whose product MKVIFDTNIIIDHLKRLPQAQEQLRHVENGVYEGYVSTITIMELLSAPRISEERHEKIRSLLEIFEHIPVDRKIAAAAGKLLSTYHASHGLNAMDALIAATALVHESVLFTLNKKHFRFIEGLVSINPYLAEDQG is encoded by the coding sequence ATGAAAGTAATTTTTGACACCAATATTATCATTGACCATTTAAAACGACTTCCACAAGCCCAGGAGCAGCTTCGGCACGTTGAAAACGGCGTATATGAAGGATACGTTTCTACGATTACCATTATGGAACTTTTATCGGCCCCTAGAATTTCAGAGGAACGTCATGAAAAGATCAGAAGTTTATTGGAGATTTTTGAACACATTCCTGTAGATCGAAAGATTGCAGCTGCAGCCGGAAAACTGTTATCCACCTACCATGCTTCACATGGGTTAAATGCCATGGATGCCCTGATTGCAGCCACAGCCCTGGTCCATGAGTCCGTTCTGTTTACGCTGAATAAAAAGCACTTTAGATTCATCGAAGGATTGGTTAGCATTAATCCATATTTAGCAGAAGATCAAGGCTAA
- a CDS encoding AbrB/MazE/SpoVT family DNA-binding domain-containing protein gives MYTVKISSKGQIVIPAEARKKLNIKEGDTLAVSVEDGRIILKTRPAKIKKGIVEQTFGLLSDIDYDFKEHVNQIRKDSGRRFDV, from the coding sequence GTGTACACTGTCAAAATATCTTCAAAGGGGCAAATCGTAATCCCCGCAGAAGCAAGAAAGAAGCTAAACATAAAAGAGGGAGATACCCTGGCCGTTTCTGTTGAAGACGGGAGAATCATACTTAAAACCAGACCGGCAAAAATTAAAAAAGGCATTGTGGAACAGACTTTTGGACTTTTGTCAGATATAGACTATGATTTTAAGGAACATGTCAATCAGATCCGCAAGGATTCTGGAAGAAGGTTTGATGTCTGA
- a CDS encoding GGDEF domain-containing protein translates to MKLKHGFDLLALLGIGALISASVLFVMDNKWIAGIGFLLLLLQILLLLVLKKLFLKDCALLMASIKSPDTTRNEGYQFQDVASINDRMNHLKISIISQLEKERKTLGTLADKFYNAKTQSIKDPLTQVYNRRFLEDKVEFLIKGGQPFGVIFLDIDHFKKVNDNYGHDAGDLVLKTLAHRIGEGIRPGDILARYGGEEFVIVADKLNSKGQALNLAERVRFMAASKPIEIGELQLSITISLGATVFVNGDSMDKVFKRADQALYQAKETGRNKAVFG, encoded by the coding sequence ATGAAGTTAAAACACGGATTTGACTTACTTGCTCTCTTAGGGATTGGAGCTTTAATCAGTGCATCCGTTCTATTTGTTATGGACAACAAGTGGATTGCTGGTATTGGATTCCTGCTGTTATTACTCCAGATACTTCTTTTGCTGGTGTTAAAGAAGCTTTTTTTAAAAGACTGTGCGCTCCTGATGGCGTCCATCAAATCACCGGATACCACAAGGAATGAAGGCTATCAGTTTCAGGACGTTGCTTCAATAAATGACAGAATGAATCATTTAAAGATAAGTATCATTTCCCAACTTGAAAAAGAAAGGAAAACGCTGGGAACACTGGCGGATAAGTTTTATAATGCAAAGACCCAATCCATCAAGGACCCGTTGACACAAGTCTATAACAGACGATTTTTAGAGGATAAAGTTGAATTTCTTATTAAGGGAGGACAACCTTTTGGAGTAATCTTTTTAGACATAGATCACTTTAAAAAGGTGAATGACAATTATGGCCATGATGCCGGGGACCTGGTACTAAAAACACTGGCCCATCGAATAGGGGAGGGAATACGTCCGGGAGATATTCTTGCCAGATATGGTGGAGAAGAATTTGTTATCGTGGCTGATAAACTCAACAGCAAAGGCCAAGCTCTTAATCTAGCTGAAAGAGTAAGGTTTATGGCGGCGAGTAAACCAATTGAAATAGGTGAATTACAACTAAGCATTACCATTAGCCTTGGCGCTACGGTTTTTGTAAATGGGGATTCGATGGACAAAGTATTTAAAAGGGCGGATCAAGCGTTATATCAGGCAAAGGAGACGGGGAGAAATAAGGCTGTTTTCGGCTGA